A genomic stretch from Ascaphus truei isolate aAscTru1 unplaced genomic scaffold, aAscTru1.hap1 HAP1_SCAFFOLD_726, whole genome shotgun sequence includes:
- the LOC142486080 gene encoding maximins 4/H3 type 4-like — protein sequence MFLKALALLAFVSIACLVPLGEAKNEVEKQNQLKRMVDLLHGIQALSERDISEEAYMREIRGFRDVLKGAAKAFVKTVAGHLANGKRSTEEEKEMKRVENVLRDLESMDLSQHASQRQIRGFKDWIKGAAKKLIKTVASSIANQ from the exons ATGTTTCTAAAGGCTCTAGCTTTACTGGCTTTTGTATCTATTGCCTGCCTTGTACCACTTGGAGAAGCTAAAAA TGAAGTTGAAAAACAGAATCAGTTAAAGAGGATGGTAGATTTACTACATGGAATACAAGCTCTCAGTGAAAGAGACATCTCTGAGGAAGCCTATATGAGGGAAATCAGAGGTTTCAGAGATGTTCTCAAAGGTGCTGCAAAAGCATTTGTTAAAACTGTAGCTGGTCATTTAGCCAATGGAAAGAGATCAACTGAAGAAGAGAAAGAGATGAAGAGAGTGGAAAATGTACTGCGTGATCTAGAATCTATGGATCTCTCACAACATGCATCTCAAAGGCAAATCAGAGGATTCAAGGACTGGATAAAGGGTGCTGCTAAGAAACTAATTAAAACAGTAGCCTCAAGCATTGCTAATCAGTAA
- the LOC142486077 gene encoding maximins 4/H3 type 4-like codes for MDFKNQKMFLKALALLALVSIACLVPLGEAKNEVEKQNQLKRMVDLLHGIQALSERDLSEEAYMREIRGFRDVLKGAAKEFVKTVAGHIANGKRSTEEEKAIKRVENVLRDLESMDLSQHASQMQIRGIKDWIKGAAKKLIKTVASHIANQ; via the exons ATGG ATTTCAAGAACCAAAAGATGTTTCTAAAGGCTCTAGCTTTACTGGCTCTTGTATCTATTGCCTGCCTTGTACCACTTGGAGAAGCTAAAAA TGAAGTTGAAAAACAGAATCAGTTAAAGAGGATGGTAGATTTACTTCATGGAATACAAGCTCTCAGTGAAAGAGATCTCTCTGAGGAAGCCTATATGAGGGAAATCAGAGGTTTCAGAGATGTTCTCAAAGGTGCTGCAAAAGAATTTGTTAAAACTGTAGCTGGTCATATAGCCAATGGAAAGAGATCAACTGAAGAAGAGAAAGCGATAAAGAGGGTTGAAAATGTACTGCGTGATCTAGAATCTATGGATCTCTCACAACATGCATCTCAAATGCAAATCAGAGGAATCAAGGACTGGATAAAGGGTGCTGCTAAGAAACTAATTAAAACAGTGGCCTCACATATTGCTAATCAGTAA